In Tachysurus fulvidraco isolate hzauxx_2018 chromosome 3, HZAU_PFXX_2.0, whole genome shotgun sequence, a single window of DNA contains:
- the LOC113644572 gene encoding solute carrier family 45 member 4-like isoform X4: MVPKNIDSEAVQILHGDSEPDKSLSSRISGNKKMEASEESDSEESVVHIPKRLWVMHGAVMFGREFCYAMETALVTPVLLQIGLPEQYYSLTWFLSPILGLIFTPLIGSASDRCTLRWGRRRPFILALCVGLLLGLALFLNGSLMGQTAGDVPGKQPIGIILTVLGVVVMDFCADALEGPIRAYLLDVADGEEQDMALNIHAFSAGLGGALGYMLGGLDWTNTFLGHAFKAQEQVLFFFAAIIFIISVVLHLFSIQEQPYKAHQQEVSESEKADSSSSIHLNEILPRTHQVPELDLIMEEDPFEAYEDNQSETEVQKDFPNVTRCKSDSVLAVPDTTIELDPDLDLDDHFLQNIEPALFQDFNNEMPFEYCQNSSCQANHCSNLPQHTDTTGSNGHNNATKGTNGDLAGDAKSKCDVNHQNKAVVRHSNTTVRCRHPSFYRQPSFTFSYYGRVRFHRPRRRINSAHPIKSSRSLNDIDRITRLQERRRLQKRGSTSSGTDEDDDSESEEGEGSVTTVKLLWLSMLKMPPQLWRLCICHLATWFAIISQAVFYTDFMGQVIYEGDPMAAANSTELQNYHKGVQMGCWGLVIYAATAAICSAVLQKYLNSYDLSIKITYMVGTLGFAVGTAVMSIFPNVYVAMIMISSMGFISMSISYCPYTLLGQYHEIKEILVASALGAVVDAVGSVRVIPMMASGGSFIGFLTAAFLVIYPDVPEDDEDENAQAPSTTLDH, from the exons ATGGTGCCCAAGAACATAGACTCAGAGGCTGTACAAATTCTGCATGGGGACAGTGAGCCAGACAAGTCTTTAAGTAGCAGAATAagtggaaataagaaaatggaAGCTTCTGAAGAATCAGACAGTGAGGAGTCTGTGGTTCACATCCCCAAACGCCTGTGGGTTATGCACGGAGCCGTCATGTTTGGCCGTGAGTTCTGCTATGCCATGGAAACAGCTCTGGTCACGCCTGTGCTATTACAGATAG gTCTTCCAGAGCAGTACTACAGTCTGACATGGTTCCTCAGCCCCATCTTAGGCTTAATATTTACACCTCTGATCGGCTCAGCCAGTGACCGTTGCACCCTCAGGTGGGGTCGAAGAAGGCCCTTCATTCTGGCTCTGTGTGTAGGACTGTTGCTCGGTTTAGCACTTTTCCTCAACGGCTCCCTAATGG GCCAGACTGCAGGGGATGTTCCTGGTAAACAGCCCATTGGGATCATTCTGACAGTGCTAGGTGTAGTGGTGATGGACTTTTGTGCTGATGCTTTAGAAGGACCAATCAGAGCCTACCTGCTGGACGTCGCTGATGGTGAAGAGCAAGACATGGCCCTGAATATTCATGCTTTCTCTGCAG GTTTGGGTGGAGCTTTAGGTTACATGCTTGGCGGTTTGGACTGGACAAATACTTTCTTGGGACATGCCTTCAAAGCCCAAGAACAAGTGCTGTTCTTCTTTGCTGCCATCATCTTTATAATTTCCGTGGTGCTTCACCTTTTTAGCATCCAGGAGCAACCATACAAAGCTCATCAGCAGGAAGTATCTGAGAGCGAGAAAGCAGACAGCTCCTCATCCATTCATCTTAATGAGATACTTCCTAGGACTCACCAAGTGCCAGAACTGGACCTTATTATGGAAGAGGATCCTTTTGAAGCTTATGAAGACAATCAATCTGAGACAGAGGTCCAGAAGGACTTCCCGAATGTAACGAGATGTAAAAGTGACTCTGTTCTTGCTGTACCAGACACTACCATTGAGCTTGATCCAGATTTGGATCTTGATGATCACTTTCTCCAAAACATAGAGCCAGCTTTATTCCAGGATTTCAACAATGAGATGCCATTTGAATATTGCCAAAACAGCAGCTGTCAGGCCAATCACTGCTCCAACCTCCCACAGCACACCGATACTACAGGGAGCAATGGGCACAATAACGCTACCAAAGGTACCAACGGTGACCTTGCCGGGGACGCCAAGTCAAAATGTGATGTGAACCATCAAAATAAAGCTGTCGTTCGTCACTCCAACACGACAGTCCGCTGCCGGCACCCTTCATTCTACCGGCAACCTTCCTTTACCTTCTCTTACTACGGCCGGGTGCGCTTCCATCGGCCTCGTCGCCGCATCAATTCAGCACACCCAATCAAGTCCTCACGCAGCCTGAACGACATCGACAGGATAACAAGACTGCAGGAGCGTCGGAGGCTGCAGAAAAGAGGGAGCACATCATCTGGAACGGACGAAGACGATGACAGCGAGagtgaagaaggagaaggaagtGTTACTACTGTGAAGCTGCTGTGGTTGTCCATGTTGAAAATGCCTCCACAGCTCTGGCGCCTGTGCATATGCCATCTTGCCACATGGTTCGCCATTATCTCCCAGGCCGTTTTCTATACTGACTTCATGGGACAGGTCATCTATGAAGGAGACCCAATG GCTGCTGCAAACTCCACTGAGCTTCAGAACTACCATAAGGGAGTACAGATGGGATGTTGGGGGTTAGTTATCTATGCTGCCACTGCTGCCATCTGCTCAG CTGTGCTTCAGAAATACCTCAACAGCTATGACCTTAGCATTAAAATCACCTACATGGTGGGAACACTAGGCTTTGCTGTTGGCACGGCTGTAATGTCCATCTTCCCCAACGTCTATGTAGCCATGATAATGATAAGCAGCATGGGATTCATTTCTATGAGTATTTCCTACTGTCCTTATACTCTGCTCGGGCAGTACCATGAGATCAAAGAG ATTTTGGTGGCCTCGGCTCTCGGGGCAGTCGTGGACGCCGTAGGCTCAGTGAGAGTCATCCCAATGATGGCTTCAGGGGGCTCCTTCATCGGATTTCTTACTGCTGCGTTCCTCGTCATTTACCCCGATGTGCCTGAGGATGACGAGGATGAAAACGCACAAGCCCCAAGTACAACCCTAGACCATTAA
- the LOC113644572 gene encoding solute carrier family 45 member 4-like isoform X1, producing MVPKNIDSEAVQILHGDSEPDKSLSSRISGNKKMEASEESDSEESVVHIPKRLWVMHGAVMFGREFCYAMETALVTPVLLQIGLPEQYYSLTWFLSPILGLIFTPLIGSASDRCTLRWGRRRPFILALCVGLLLGLALFLNGSLMGQTAGDVPGKQPIGIILTVLGVVVMDFCADALEGPIRAYLLDVADGEEQDMALNIHAFSAGLGGALGYMLGGLDWTNTFLGHAFKAQEQVLFFFAAIIFIISVVLHLFSIQEQPYKAHQQEVSESEKADSSSSIHLNEILPRTHQVPELDLIMEEDPFEAYEDNQSETEVQKDFPNVTRCKSDSVLAVPDTTIELDPDLDLDDHFLQNIEPALFQDFNNEMPFEYCQNSSCQANHCSNLPQHTDTTGSNGHNNATKGTNGDLAGDAKSKCDVNHQNKAVVRHSNTTVRCRHPSFYRQPSFTFSYYGRVRFHRPRRRINSAHPIKSSRSLNDIDRITRLQERRRLQKRGSTSSGTDEDDDSESEEGEGSVTTVKLLWLSMLKMPPQLWRLCICHLATWFAIISQAVFYTDFMGQVIYEGDPMAAANSTELQNYHKGVQMGCWGLVIYAATAAICSAVLQKYLNSYDLSIKITYMVGTLGFAVGTAVMSIFPNVYVAMIMISSMGFISMSISYCPYTLLGQYHEIKEYIHHSPGNSRRGFGIDCAILTCQVYISQILVASALGAVVDAVGSVRVIPMMASGGSFIGFLTAAFLVIYPDVPEDDEDENAQAPSTTLDH from the exons ATGGTGCCCAAGAACATAGACTCAGAGGCTGTACAAATTCTGCATGGGGACAGTGAGCCAGACAAGTCTTTAAGTAGCAGAATAagtggaaataagaaaatggaAGCTTCTGAAGAATCAGACAGTGAGGAGTCTGTGGTTCACATCCCCAAACGCCTGTGGGTTATGCACGGAGCCGTCATGTTTGGCCGTGAGTTCTGCTATGCCATGGAAACAGCTCTGGTCACGCCTGTGCTATTACAGATAG gTCTTCCAGAGCAGTACTACAGTCTGACATGGTTCCTCAGCCCCATCTTAGGCTTAATATTTACACCTCTGATCGGCTCAGCCAGTGACCGTTGCACCCTCAGGTGGGGTCGAAGAAGGCCCTTCATTCTGGCTCTGTGTGTAGGACTGTTGCTCGGTTTAGCACTTTTCCTCAACGGCTCCCTAATGG GCCAGACTGCAGGGGATGTTCCTGGTAAACAGCCCATTGGGATCATTCTGACAGTGCTAGGTGTAGTGGTGATGGACTTTTGTGCTGATGCTTTAGAAGGACCAATCAGAGCCTACCTGCTGGACGTCGCTGATGGTGAAGAGCAAGACATGGCCCTGAATATTCATGCTTTCTCTGCAG GTTTGGGTGGAGCTTTAGGTTACATGCTTGGCGGTTTGGACTGGACAAATACTTTCTTGGGACATGCCTTCAAAGCCCAAGAACAAGTGCTGTTCTTCTTTGCTGCCATCATCTTTATAATTTCCGTGGTGCTTCACCTTTTTAGCATCCAGGAGCAACCATACAAAGCTCATCAGCAGGAAGTATCTGAGAGCGAGAAAGCAGACAGCTCCTCATCCATTCATCTTAATGAGATACTTCCTAGGACTCACCAAGTGCCAGAACTGGACCTTATTATGGAAGAGGATCCTTTTGAAGCTTATGAAGACAATCAATCTGAGACAGAGGTCCAGAAGGACTTCCCGAATGTAACGAGATGTAAAAGTGACTCTGTTCTTGCTGTACCAGACACTACCATTGAGCTTGATCCAGATTTGGATCTTGATGATCACTTTCTCCAAAACATAGAGCCAGCTTTATTCCAGGATTTCAACAATGAGATGCCATTTGAATATTGCCAAAACAGCAGCTGTCAGGCCAATCACTGCTCCAACCTCCCACAGCACACCGATACTACAGGGAGCAATGGGCACAATAACGCTACCAAAGGTACCAACGGTGACCTTGCCGGGGACGCCAAGTCAAAATGTGATGTGAACCATCAAAATAAAGCTGTCGTTCGTCACTCCAACACGACAGTCCGCTGCCGGCACCCTTCATTCTACCGGCAACCTTCCTTTACCTTCTCTTACTACGGCCGGGTGCGCTTCCATCGGCCTCGTCGCCGCATCAATTCAGCACACCCAATCAAGTCCTCACGCAGCCTGAACGACATCGACAGGATAACAAGACTGCAGGAGCGTCGGAGGCTGCAGAAAAGAGGGAGCACATCATCTGGAACGGACGAAGACGATGACAGCGAGagtgaagaaggagaaggaagtGTTACTACTGTGAAGCTGCTGTGGTTGTCCATGTTGAAAATGCCTCCACAGCTCTGGCGCCTGTGCATATGCCATCTTGCCACATGGTTCGCCATTATCTCCCAGGCCGTTTTCTATACTGACTTCATGGGACAGGTCATCTATGAAGGAGACCCAATG GCTGCTGCAAACTCCACTGAGCTTCAGAACTACCATAAGGGAGTACAGATGGGATGTTGGGGGTTAGTTATCTATGCTGCCACTGCTGCCATCTGCTCAG CTGTGCTTCAGAAATACCTCAACAGCTATGACCTTAGCATTAAAATCACCTACATGGTGGGAACACTAGGCTTTGCTGTTGGCACGGCTGTAATGTCCATCTTCCCCAACGTCTATGTAGCCATGATAATGATAAGCAGCATGGGATTCATTTCTATGAGTATTTCCTACTGTCCTTATACTCTGCTCGGGCAGTACCATGAGATCAAAGAG taCATCCACCACAGTCCAGGTAACTCCCGCAGAGGTTTTGGTATCGATTGTGCCATCCTGACATGTCAGGTTTACATTTCTCAGATTTTGGTGGCCTCGGCTCTCGGGGCAGTCGTGGACGCCGTAGGCTCAGTGAGAGTCATCCCAATGATGGCTTCAGGGGGCTCCTTCATCGGATTTCTTACTGCTGCGTTCCTCGTCATTTACCCCGATGTGCCTGAGGATGACGAGGATGAAAACGCACAAGCCCCAAGTACAACCCTAGACCATTAA
- the LOC113644572 gene encoding solute carrier family 45 member 4-like isoform X5, which produces MVPKNIDSEAVQILHGDSEPDKSLSSRISGNKKMEASEESDSEESVVHIPKRLWVMHGAVMFGREFCYAMETALVTPVLLQIGLPEQYYSLTWFLSPILGLIFTPLIGSASDRCTLRWGRRRPFILALCVGLLLGLALFLNGSLMGQTAGDVPGKQPIGIILTVLGVVVMDFCADALEGPIRAYLLDVADGEEQDMALNIHAFSAGLGGALGYMLGGLDWTNTFLGHAFKAQEQVLFFFAAIIFIISVVLHLFSIQEQPYKAHQQEVSESEKADSSSSIHLNEILPRTHQVPELDLIMEEDPFEAYEDNQSETEVQKDFPNVTRCKSDSVLAVPDTTIELDPDLDLDDHFLQNIEPALFQDFNNEMPFEYCQNSSCQANHCSNLPQHTDTTGSNGHNNATKGTNGDLAGDAKSKCDVNHQNKAVVRHSNTTVRCRHPSFYRQPSFTFSYYGRVRFHRPRRRINSAHPIKSSRSLNDIDRITRLQERRRLQKRGSTSSGTDEDDDSESEEGEGSVTTVKLLWLSMLKMPPQLWRLCICHLATWFAIISQAVFYTDFMGQVIYEGDPMAAANSTELQNYHKGVQMGCWGLVIYAATAAICSDFGGLGSRGSRGRRRLSESHPNDGFRGLLHRISYCCVPRHLPRCA; this is translated from the exons ATGGTGCCCAAGAACATAGACTCAGAGGCTGTACAAATTCTGCATGGGGACAGTGAGCCAGACAAGTCTTTAAGTAGCAGAATAagtggaaataagaaaatggaAGCTTCTGAAGAATCAGACAGTGAGGAGTCTGTGGTTCACATCCCCAAACGCCTGTGGGTTATGCACGGAGCCGTCATGTTTGGCCGTGAGTTCTGCTATGCCATGGAAACAGCTCTGGTCACGCCTGTGCTATTACAGATAG gTCTTCCAGAGCAGTACTACAGTCTGACATGGTTCCTCAGCCCCATCTTAGGCTTAATATTTACACCTCTGATCGGCTCAGCCAGTGACCGTTGCACCCTCAGGTGGGGTCGAAGAAGGCCCTTCATTCTGGCTCTGTGTGTAGGACTGTTGCTCGGTTTAGCACTTTTCCTCAACGGCTCCCTAATGG GCCAGACTGCAGGGGATGTTCCTGGTAAACAGCCCATTGGGATCATTCTGACAGTGCTAGGTGTAGTGGTGATGGACTTTTGTGCTGATGCTTTAGAAGGACCAATCAGAGCCTACCTGCTGGACGTCGCTGATGGTGAAGAGCAAGACATGGCCCTGAATATTCATGCTTTCTCTGCAG GTTTGGGTGGAGCTTTAGGTTACATGCTTGGCGGTTTGGACTGGACAAATACTTTCTTGGGACATGCCTTCAAAGCCCAAGAACAAGTGCTGTTCTTCTTTGCTGCCATCATCTTTATAATTTCCGTGGTGCTTCACCTTTTTAGCATCCAGGAGCAACCATACAAAGCTCATCAGCAGGAAGTATCTGAGAGCGAGAAAGCAGACAGCTCCTCATCCATTCATCTTAATGAGATACTTCCTAGGACTCACCAAGTGCCAGAACTGGACCTTATTATGGAAGAGGATCCTTTTGAAGCTTATGAAGACAATCAATCTGAGACAGAGGTCCAGAAGGACTTCCCGAATGTAACGAGATGTAAAAGTGACTCTGTTCTTGCTGTACCAGACACTACCATTGAGCTTGATCCAGATTTGGATCTTGATGATCACTTTCTCCAAAACATAGAGCCAGCTTTATTCCAGGATTTCAACAATGAGATGCCATTTGAATATTGCCAAAACAGCAGCTGTCAGGCCAATCACTGCTCCAACCTCCCACAGCACACCGATACTACAGGGAGCAATGGGCACAATAACGCTACCAAAGGTACCAACGGTGACCTTGCCGGGGACGCCAAGTCAAAATGTGATGTGAACCATCAAAATAAAGCTGTCGTTCGTCACTCCAACACGACAGTCCGCTGCCGGCACCCTTCATTCTACCGGCAACCTTCCTTTACCTTCTCTTACTACGGCCGGGTGCGCTTCCATCGGCCTCGTCGCCGCATCAATTCAGCACACCCAATCAAGTCCTCACGCAGCCTGAACGACATCGACAGGATAACAAGACTGCAGGAGCGTCGGAGGCTGCAGAAAAGAGGGAGCACATCATCTGGAACGGACGAAGACGATGACAGCGAGagtgaagaaggagaaggaagtGTTACTACTGTGAAGCTGCTGTGGTTGTCCATGTTGAAAATGCCTCCACAGCTCTGGCGCCTGTGCATATGCCATCTTGCCACATGGTTCGCCATTATCTCCCAGGCCGTTTTCTATACTGACTTCATGGGACAGGTCATCTATGAAGGAGACCCAATG GCTGCTGCAAACTCCACTGAGCTTCAGAACTACCATAAGGGAGTACAGATGGGATGTTGGGGGTTAGTTATCTATGCTGCCACTGCTGCCATCTGCTCAG ATTTTGGTGGCCTCGGCTCTCGGGGCAGTCGTGGACGCCGTAGGCTCAGTGAGAGTCATCCCAATGATGGCTTCAGGGGGCTCCTTCATCGGATTTCTTACTGCTGCGTTCCTCGTCATTTACCCCGATGTGCCTGA